A section of the Acidobacterium capsulatum ATCC 51196 genome encodes:
- a CDS encoding YncE family protein — protein MRVRSMVWLAAGGLLAVVATVGCGNQYQPVITPIQPTGPAGQPTAYALVTSEPHYNLLDVPADNPCILNNSDTPPSPQAYTDPGVATLIDTSGDSIMNTALIGNGPINMGMDPTGGLAYVPNCDGTMSYVEANSTLQTNKIQTSTFLNSYNGAKAYPVPNNVLAMNGTIFVTEKGHNAIAEMSANAPPALEQEIPVAPALINLVGIDDAQRIYAISQGNSSTGGNLAWGACSNPSSVNTNGEADGLDLLISTTNKVTSVANQSISSRLPLGVCPVYGVMSSNGERAFIMNRGSGTVTVIDAQKNAIDTTNNGYLTGNGTINLCPGQTSCNAGPVFADVYNNGQLMVTANYDNNTISVIDISQDVYGNDSATFGKILATIPVGEHPAALSILQSDTDPRVYVADQGTTSGSGSNLTYNDDGAVTIVNLNNDSVIKTISLDMNPREIASVYNYPTGKVLVAGPNSPFVTVIRTDTDTLDTTIEVQGNITGLRTSTQYAGASSEVLSNNSIIESHAPGSGEP, from the coding sequence TTGCGAGTGCGAAGCATGGTGTGGCTGGCGGCCGGGGGGCTGCTGGCGGTAGTTGCAACCGTCGGTTGCGGCAATCAATATCAACCAGTCATTACCCCTATTCAGCCGACGGGGCCGGCCGGGCAGCCTACGGCGTATGCGCTCGTGACTTCAGAGCCGCACTATAACCTGCTGGATGTTCCAGCAGATAATCCGTGCATTCTGAACAACTCGGATACACCCCCGAGCCCACAAGCCTACACTGACCCCGGTGTAGCGACGCTGATCGATACGTCCGGCGACAGCATCATGAACACAGCGCTGATCGGCAACGGACCCATCAATATGGGCATGGACCCCACGGGCGGCCTCGCCTATGTGCCGAATTGCGATGGCACCATGAGCTACGTGGAAGCCAACAGCACGCTGCAGACCAACAAAATTCAGACCAGCACCTTCCTGAACAGCTACAACGGTGCCAAGGCCTATCCAGTGCCGAACAACGTGCTGGCCATGAACGGCACCATTTTTGTGACGGAGAAGGGCCACAACGCCATTGCCGAGATGAGCGCCAACGCGCCTCCGGCCTTGGAGCAGGAGATTCCCGTCGCTCCGGCCCTCATCAACCTGGTGGGCATTGACGACGCCCAGCGGATTTATGCGATCAGCCAGGGCAATTCCAGCACGGGCGGCAACCTCGCATGGGGCGCATGCAGCAATCCCTCGTCGGTCAACACCAACGGCGAAGCGGATGGCCTCGACCTGCTGATCAGCACGACCAACAAGGTCACAAGTGTCGCGAACCAGAGCATTTCGTCACGTCTGCCGCTCGGCGTTTGCCCGGTCTATGGCGTGATGTCAAGCAACGGAGAGCGCGCCTTCATCATGAACCGCGGCAGCGGCACGGTTACGGTGATCGATGCGCAGAAGAATGCGATTGACACCACTAACAACGGCTACCTGACCGGCAACGGCACGATCAATCTCTGCCCCGGGCAAACCAGCTGCAATGCGGGTCCGGTTTTCGCGGATGTCTATAACAACGGCCAGCTCATGGTCACGGCCAACTACGACAACAACACCATCAGCGTGATCGACATCAGCCAGGACGTCTACGGCAATGACAGCGCGACCTTCGGTAAGATCCTCGCTACCATTCCGGTGGGCGAGCACCCGGCGGCGCTGAGCATTCTGCAGAGTGACACTGATCCCCGCGTCTATGTGGCCGATCAGGGCACCACGAGCGGCAGCGGAAGCAACTTGACTTACAACGATGATGGCGCGGTTACGATCGTGAATCTGAACAATGATTCCGTCATCAAGACCATCTCGCTCGACATGAATCCGCGTGAGATTGCCTCGGTGTACAACTACCCCACGGGCAAGGTTCTGGTGGCTGGTCCAAACAGCCCGTTTGTCACGGTAATTCGCACTGATACGGACACGCTCGACACCACGATCGAAGTACAGGGCAACATCACGGGCCTGCGCACCAGTACACAGTATGCTGGCGCATCAAGCGAGGTGCTCTCCAACAACAGCATCATTGAAAGCCACGCGCCGGGTTCGGGCGAACCATAG
- a CDS encoding alpha-amylase family glycosyl hydrolase, whose protein sequence is MPIFEFHISRRVRERYQFAETLFSFNGNVVFASLPACREFAHRMNQVRDVERHPEQRVHPAALYAMGLIDEACHALVAQYRKQYDPQVMTEGLAWLAGRFHEEKVEKLLLAFVQHYPGIAVYRGEQTPEKWLTGSTDGVSHRDVAFEEMILLWMANRNPAFQPFVELFDDTPLAEHTIYRQAAQSLPEYFATRPLIPIPDASPMDLLRLLLVPSLTAPGSLRDQLAVIRKRWGGLLGSAIDRLLMVAGEVLHEEELAIWTQFHPAWDPARLAEERRRHGQHGGGPVSESEVPTFSGVRDVEYEKFSADVEWMPRTVLMAKSTYVWLNQLSRWYGRAIERLDQIPDEELDALARRGFTALWLIGLWERSRASKTIKQLCGNADAVASAYSLFDYRIADDLGGEAAYNQLRDRAAQRGIRLASDMVANHMGIDSPWVVEHPEWFLSRWDTPYPNYSFDGPDLSADGRVEIQIERHYYDQTDAAVVFRRRDRATGEVRYIYHGNDGTSFPWNDTAQLDYLNPAVREHLIQTILHVARMFPVIRFDAAMTLAKRHFHRLWFPGPGASGAIPSRAEYGLTDEEFNRAMPHEFWREVVDRVAAEVPGTLLLAEAFWLMEGYFVRTLGMHRVYNSAFMNMLRDEENAKYRSVIKNTIEFDPDILKRYVNFMSNPDERTAIDQFGSGDKCFGVATLMATLPGLPMFGHGQIEGFTEKYGMEYRRPRYEENANPWLVERHERQIAPLLHRRSLFAESGNFLLYDFYRADGTVDENVFAYSNRRGDERALVLYHNRYAETEGTVHISAAYADKGSGQLRRQSLQEGLGFGGDSSLLLRYRDASTGLEHLGRASELAGQGFRIRLQAYEYHVLLDWQELRATVEQPWDRLCDALKGEGVPNLDEALLHLELQPAHDALRQVLDAPVVRHLADLAAQPVPVGDARAAAKVRTARREALTSLWQLVRIFLEEAQAAYRTQLERGSTLQEKAAQTLPVFRDPATMEADFQESFTAMLRLPSAEALFPELWPPEARRILPGYSPEVMAASLWAPVLAWRTLALLLESLSGAGKKQPVLDAGTIFDGLRFRDPLAKAFHHLGLPPEEGWRAAARVRQVLLAEKNPVSRQAYGLTRAQWEDPEMRWLLGWNEWQGHTYIARESYEQMLWWLRMPRLCRLSGRKVPDRRIATEIDTEVRAACQEMAALKYCVDTMVTPPPKPAKSSSGLRKADAGKSGSADKAGPGKANGGKSRRPSPDASAGSGSQGSAKASKPAAVNKTSPRGKAAEKPGKASKKKAGK, encoded by the coding sequence TTGCCGATCTTTGAATTTCACATCTCCCGCCGTGTCCGCGAGCGCTATCAATTTGCGGAGACATTGTTTTCATTCAACGGGAATGTCGTATTTGCCAGCCTGCCTGCGTGCCGCGAGTTTGCCCATCGTATGAATCAGGTGCGCGATGTGGAGCGCCACCCCGAGCAGCGCGTTCACCCCGCCGCTCTCTATGCCATGGGCCTCATTGATGAGGCCTGCCATGCGCTCGTGGCCCAGTATCGCAAGCAGTATGATCCGCAGGTCATGACCGAGGGGCTGGCCTGGCTGGCCGGCCGCTTTCATGAGGAAAAGGTCGAAAAGCTGCTGCTGGCTTTTGTGCAGCATTACCCGGGCATCGCCGTTTATCGCGGCGAGCAGACGCCGGAGAAGTGGCTCACCGGCTCCACCGACGGCGTATCGCACCGCGACGTGGCCTTTGAAGAGATGATTCTGCTCTGGATGGCCAATCGCAATCCGGCCTTTCAGCCCTTTGTGGAGCTGTTTGACGACACCCCGCTTGCCGAACACACCATTTACCGCCAGGCCGCGCAGAGCCTGCCGGAGTACTTCGCGACGCGGCCGCTCATTCCTATTCCTGACGCTAGCCCCATGGACCTGCTGCGGCTGCTGCTGGTGCCGTCGCTCACGGCCCCGGGCTCGTTGCGCGATCAGCTTGCAGTGATTCGCAAGCGCTGGGGCGGCTTGCTGGGATCGGCCATCGATCGTCTGCTGATGGTGGCCGGGGAAGTGTTGCACGAGGAAGAGCTGGCCATCTGGACGCAGTTTCATCCCGCATGGGATCCGGCGCGCCTGGCCGAGGAGCGCCGCCGCCACGGCCAGCACGGGGGCGGCCCGGTCAGCGAGTCAGAAGTGCCCACCTTCAGTGGCGTGCGCGACGTGGAATATGAAAAATTCAGCGCGGACGTCGAATGGATGCCCCGTACTGTGCTTATGGCCAAGAGCACGTATGTTTGGCTCAACCAACTCTCGCGCTGGTATGGCCGCGCGATCGAGCGGCTCGATCAGATTCCGGATGAAGAACTCGACGCGCTGGCCCGGCGCGGCTTCACCGCGCTCTGGCTGATCGGCCTGTGGGAGCGCAGCCGCGCCAGCAAAACTATCAAGCAGCTTTGCGGCAACGCTGACGCAGTGGCCTCGGCCTATTCGCTCTTTGACTATCGCATTGCCGACGACCTGGGCGGCGAGGCGGCTTATAACCAACTGCGCGACCGCGCGGCGCAGCGCGGCATCCGGCTGGCCAGCGACATGGTGGCCAATCACATGGGCATTGATTCGCCCTGGGTGGTCGAACATCCGGAGTGGTTTCTGTCGCGCTGGGACACGCCTTATCCGAATTATTCCTTTGACGGGCCTGATCTTTCTGCCGATGGCCGCGTCGAGATTCAGATTGAGCGCCACTATTATGACCAGACCGATGCGGCCGTGGTCTTTCGCCGCCGCGACCGCGCCACCGGCGAGGTGCGCTACATCTATCACGGCAATGACGGCACCAGCTTTCCGTGGAATGACACGGCGCAGCTCGATTATCTGAATCCGGCGGTGCGCGAGCATCTGATCCAGACCATTCTGCATGTGGCGCGCATGTTCCCCGTGATTCGTTTTGACGCCGCTATGACGCTCGCGAAGCGGCATTTCCACCGGCTCTGGTTCCCCGGGCCGGGCGCGAGCGGGGCCATTCCTTCGCGCGCCGAATACGGTCTGACCGATGAGGAGTTCAATCGCGCCATGCCGCATGAGTTCTGGCGCGAAGTGGTGGATCGCGTCGCGGCCGAGGTGCCGGGCACGCTGCTGCTGGCCGAAGCCTTCTGGCTCATGGAGGGCTACTTCGTCCGCACACTGGGCATGCATCGTGTCTACAACAGCGCCTTCATGAACATGCTGCGCGATGAGGAGAATGCCAAGTATCGCTCGGTGATCAAGAACACCATTGAGTTTGATCCGGACATTCTGAAGCGCTACGTCAACTTCATGAGCAATCCCGACGAGCGCACGGCCATTGACCAGTTCGGCAGCGGAGACAAGTGCTTTGGCGTTGCCACGCTCATGGCCACGCTGCCGGGCCTGCCCATGTTTGGCCATGGCCAGATCGAGGGCTTCACCGAGAAGTACGGCATGGAGTATCGCCGCCCTCGCTATGAAGAGAACGCAAACCCGTGGCTGGTGGAGCGGCACGAGCGGCAGATTGCTCCGCTGCTGCACCGGCGCTCGCTCTTTGCCGAGAGCGGCAATTTTCTGCTGTATGACTTCTACCGCGCTGACGGTACGGTGGATGAGAACGTCTTCGCCTACTCCAACCGCCGGGGCGATGAGCGCGCACTGGTTCTCTATCACAACCGTTATGCGGAGACCGAGGGCACCGTCCACATCTCGGCCGCCTATGCGGACAAAGGGTCGGGCCAGCTTCGCCGCCAGTCCCTGCAGGAGGGGCTGGGCTTTGGCGGAGACTCGAGCCTGTTGCTGCGTTATCGCGACGCCAGCACTGGGCTTGAGCATCTGGGCCGCGCCAGCGAGCTGGCCGGGCAGGGCTTCCGCATCCGGCTGCAGGCCTATGAATACCATGTGCTGCTCGATTGGCAGGAACTGCGTGCCACGGTCGAGCAGCCCTGGGACCGCCTCTGCGACGCTTTGAAGGGCGAAGGCGTGCCCAATCTGGACGAGGCCCTGCTGCATCTGGAGCTGCAACCGGCGCACGATGCCCTGCGCCAGGTGCTGGACGCGCCGGTGGTACGTCACCTCGCCGACCTCGCGGCGCAGCCTGTGCCAGTAGGGGATGCGCGCGCTGCCGCCAAGGTCCGCACCGCGCGCAGAGAGGCGTTGACCTCGCTCTGGCAGCTCGTCCGCATCTTTCTCGAAGAAGCGCAGGCCGCCTATCGCACGCAGTTGGAGCGCGGATCGACATTGCAGGAAAAAGCCGCGCAGACGCTGCCTGTCTTCCGCGATCCGGCCACCATGGAAGCCGATTTTCAGGAGAGCTTCACGGCCATGCTGCGATTGCCCTCCGCGGAGGCGCTCTTCCCTGAGCTTTGGCCGCCCGAGGCACGCCGCATTCTGCCTGGCTACAGCCCTGAAGTTATGGCGGCCTCGCTCTGGGCCCCTGTCCTGGCGTGGCGCACACTGGCCTTGCTGCTGGAATCGCTTTCCGGCGCCGGGAAGAAGCAGCCCGTGCTGGATGCCGGGACCATCTTTGATGGCCTTCGATTCCGCGACCCGCTGGCCAAGGCGTTTCACCATCTTGGTCTGCCGCCCGAGGAGGGATGGCGCGCAGCAGCGCGCGTTCGCCAGGTGCTTCTCGCAGAAAAGAATCCCGTGTCTCGGCAGGCCTATGGCCTCACTCGCGCACAATGGGAAGACCCTGAGATGCGCTGGTTGCTGGGATGGAACGAGTGGCAGGGGCACACCTATATCGCTCGGGAGTCTTATGAGCAGATGCTGTGGTGGCTCCGCATGCCGCGCCTCTGCCGTCTGAGCGGACGCAAGGTGCCCGATCGCCGGATTGCAACGGAAATCGATACGGAAGTGCGCGCGGCCTGTCAGGAGATGGCAGCCCTGAAGTACTGCGTCGATACCATGGTGACGCCGCCGCCTAAGCCGGCGAAGTCTTCGTCTGGCCTCAGGAAGGCCGACGCCGGGAAGTCGGGTTCAGCAGACAAAGCGGGTCCGGGCAAAGCGAACGGGGGCAAGTCACGGCGTCCGAGTCCGGATGCAAGTGCCGGCTCGGGTTCCCAGGGCAGCGCCAAGGCCTCAAAGCCTGCCGCCGTGAACAAGACCAGTCCGCGCGGCAAGGCGGCAGAGAAGCCGGGCAAAGCCTCCAAAAAGAAGGCCGGCAAGTAG
- a CDS encoding nicotinate phosphoribosyltransferase, with product MIVNFAERAHNHNWSLDPIIRSLLDVDFYKLLMLQFIWKHFPSARVTFTTVNRTSQVRLGDMILREELVQQLEHVRRLRFGRSELVWLAGNTFYGVRGIFEPAFIEWLAEDFRLPDYDVSVRDGQFVLTFEGRWTETTLWELYSLSILTELKTRAMLKHRGELALDILYARAKSRLWSKMERLRGVPGLKIADFGTRRRHSFLWQEYVVKAMRDTLGECFTGTSNTFLAYKHDLEAIGTNAHEIPMALAAMADDESSLRHAQYRMLELWQETYAGALLIMLPDTFGTTQFLDGAPEWVANWTGQRVDSKDPFVAGDEYIAWLEKHGRDPRKKLLIASDGLDVDDILALHAYFAGTIQNGARPYEFRSAADFQDAARWTPERRLRFSAGWGTLLTNDFRDCDPESNRDFDPISLVCKVASVNGRPAVKLSDNYAKSLGPASEVARYRRIFGTAGMANVPAIV from the coding sequence TTGATCGTCAATTTTGCAGAACGTGCTCACAATCACAACTGGAGTCTCGACCCGATCATACGCTCCCTGCTCGATGTGGACTTTTACAAGTTATTGATGCTGCAGTTTATCTGGAAGCATTTTCCGTCTGCCAGGGTGACTTTCACCACCGTCAATCGCACCTCGCAGGTGCGGCTGGGCGACATGATTCTGCGCGAAGAACTCGTGCAGCAACTGGAGCATGTGCGCCGCCTGCGCTTTGGCCGCTCAGAGCTGGTGTGGCTGGCCGGCAACACTTTTTATGGCGTACGCGGCATCTTTGAGCCGGCATTTATCGAGTGGCTGGCCGAGGACTTTCGCCTGCCCGATTATGACGTGAGCGTGCGCGATGGCCAGTTTGTGCTCACCTTTGAGGGCCGCTGGACTGAAACCACCCTCTGGGAGCTGTATTCGCTCTCCATTTTGACGGAACTAAAAACCCGCGCCATGCTCAAGCATCGCGGCGAACTGGCGCTCGACATTCTTTACGCCCGCGCCAAGAGCCGCCTGTGGAGCAAGATGGAGCGGTTGCGCGGCGTTCCCGGGCTCAAAATCGCCGACTTCGGCACCCGCCGCCGCCACAGCTTTCTATGGCAGGAGTACGTCGTCAAGGCCATGCGCGACACGCTCGGCGAGTGCTTCACCGGCACGTCGAACACATTTCTGGCCTACAAGCATGACCTTGAAGCCATCGGCACCAACGCCCATGAAATCCCCATGGCGCTGGCCGCAATGGCCGATGATGAGTCGTCGCTGCGGCACGCGCAATACCGCATGCTCGAGCTCTGGCAGGAGACCTATGCCGGTGCCCTGCTGATCATGCTGCCGGATACCTTCGGCACAACCCAGTTTCTCGATGGCGCGCCCGAGTGGGTGGCCAACTGGACCGGCCAGCGCGTCGACAGCAAAGACCCGTTTGTTGCTGGGGATGAATACATCGCGTGGCTCGAAAAACATGGCCGCGACCCGCGCAAAAAACTGCTCATCGCATCCGACGGGCTCGACGTGGACGACATTCTCGCCCTGCACGCCTACTTCGCAGGCACCATTCAGAATGGCGCGCGACCGTACGAGTTTCGCTCTGCTGCAGATTTTCAGGACGCCGCGCGCTGGACGCCCGAACGGCGGCTGCGCTTCAGCGCGGGCTGGGGCACACTGCTCACCAATGACTTTCGCGATTGCGACCCGGAATCCAATAGGGACTTTGATCCCATCAGCCTCGTCTGCAAAGTGGCGAGCGTCAATGGACGGCCTGCGGTCAAGCTCTCTGACAACTACGCCAAATCACTCGGGCCGGCCAGCGAAGTGGCACGTTACCGCAGAATCTTCGGCACGGCCGGCATGGCGAACGTTCCAGCGATTGTCTGA
- a CDS encoding glycoside hydrolase family 5 protein, translating into MKRICSSLLLLMFSLPAMAMTGFVHTQGTQLVDGQGAPLHLRGINLGNWFEPEGYMFHFDGGPQAPREIYDLTRSLLGPDQAKVFWQKYREAYITRKDIAFLKRAGFNSVRVPIDYEFFTTDNSAGFQLLDQLVQWCQQEGIYVIIDMHDAPGGQTGANIDNAWNYPWLYSSVEEQNELVSVWTRIANRYKNNPAVLGYDLLNEPIANYPSIEKFNKDLEPVYKKVAAGIRSVDTHHVLIVGGAQWDTNFSIFGPPFDSNLMYTFHAYWMPPVKASIQKYLDFRAKNHVPIWLGESGENKDAWIAQFVNTLNANDVGWCFWPYKKMDATSSVVDFARPPHWDEIVAYAKLPQSTGNSKALEAARPPQADIDAAFAGLLKNIRYQNERVNQGYLQALGLHANAAH; encoded by the coding sequence ATGAAAAGAATCTGTTCTTCGTTGTTGTTGCTGATGTTTTCTCTGCCCGCCATGGCCATGACGGGGTTTGTGCACACGCAGGGCACGCAGCTCGTGGATGGCCAGGGAGCACCGCTGCATCTGCGCGGCATCAACCTCGGCAACTGGTTTGAGCCGGAAGGATATATGTTTCACTTCGACGGCGGCCCGCAGGCCCCGCGCGAAATTTATGACCTGACCAGGTCGCTGCTGGGGCCTGACCAGGCCAAGGTCTTCTGGCAGAAGTATCGCGAAGCCTACATCACCCGCAAAGATATTGCCTTTCTGAAGCGCGCCGGTTTCAACTCAGTGCGCGTGCCGATTGACTACGAATTCTTCACCACCGATAACTCCGCTGGCTTCCAGTTGCTCGATCAACTGGTGCAGTGGTGCCAGCAGGAAGGCATCTACGTCATCATCGACATGCATGATGCGCCCGGCGGTCAAACCGGCGCGAACATCGACAATGCGTGGAATTACCCCTGGCTTTACTCGAGCGTGGAAGAGCAGAACGAACTGGTTTCGGTGTGGACGCGCATCGCCAACCGCTACAAGAACAATCCCGCCGTACTCGGCTATGACCTGCTCAACGAACCCATCGCAAACTACCCCAGCATTGAGAAGTTCAACAAGGACCTTGAGCCGGTCTACAAGAAAGTTGCCGCGGGCATTCGCAGCGTAGACACGCACCACGTACTGATTGTGGGGGGCGCACAGTGGGACACGAATTTCTCGATCTTCGGGCCTCCGTTTGACTCAAATCTTATGTACACTTTCCACGCCTACTGGATGCCGCCAGTCAAGGCGTCCATCCAGAAGTATCTGGATTTTCGCGCGAAGAATCATGTGCCCATCTGGTTGGGTGAGTCGGGCGAAAACAAGGATGCGTGGATTGCGCAGTTTGTGAACACCCTCAACGCCAACGATGTGGGCTGGTGCTTCTGGCCGTACAAGAAGATGGATGCCACATCGAGCGTCGTAGACTTTGCGCGGCCGCCTCACTGGGATGAGATTGTTGCCTACGCCAAGCTGCCGCAGAGTACCGGCAACTCCAAGGCCCTCGAAGCCGCGCGGCCTCCGCAGGCGGACATCGACGCAGCCTTCGCGGGCCTGTTAAAGAACATTCGCTATCAGAATGAAAGGGTCAACCAAGGCTATCTGCAGGCGCTGGGGTTGCACGCCAACGCCGCACACTAA
- the thpR gene encoding RNA 2',3'-cyclic phosphodiesterase: MKRLFTGIAIPAAEVPELLECSEALAAQHGQLRWSERNGWHVTLQFYGMVTTAQEACLRQALAQVRGSLSSLQIRGIGFFERAGVLLAEVQPNADLDALQRAVVKVSRACGFLPEERPYHPHVTLARRRSRRDQAEWQEILSRTLPHFQEHPSGSVKVSEFVLYESVPGPAGSRYEVMERFLLRG, from the coding sequence ATGAAGCGGCTCTTCACCGGCATTGCGATTCCCGCAGCGGAGGTGCCTGAATTGCTGGAGTGCTCCGAAGCGCTGGCCGCGCAGCACGGTCAGTTGCGTTGGAGCGAACGCAACGGGTGGCATGTGACGCTGCAGTTTTATGGCATGGTGACAACCGCGCAGGAAGCCTGTTTGCGGCAGGCGTTGGCGCAGGTGCGCGGCAGTTTGTCGTCGCTGCAGATTCGCGGAATCGGCTTCTTTGAGCGCGCCGGCGTGCTGCTGGCCGAGGTGCAGCCCAATGCCGATCTGGATGCGCTGCAGCGCGCGGTCGTCAAGGTGAGCCGCGCTTGCGGATTTCTGCCGGAGGAGCGGCCATATCATCCGCACGTGACACTGGCGCGCCGCCGCAGCCGCCGCGATCAGGCCGAGTGGCAGGAAATTCTGAGCCGGACATTGCCCCATTTTCAGGAGCATCCATCCGGCTCAGTGAAGGTGTCAGAGTTTGTGCTTTACGAGTCGGTGCCGGGGCCGGCTGGCTCGCGCTACGAGGTCATGGAACGGTTTCTGCTGCGCGGTTAG
- a CDS encoding M61 family metallopeptidase encodes MPPPIPQPLDKPYVGPVKLDVNITNLTDRVEHVHEVIPVVPGAKQMILLYPQWLPGDHEPDGPIKMLGGIITTVDGQRVQWVRDRVHMYAFHIPLTPGAKTVGVDFDYLSPIKPSAGRIEMDQNLADLEWNEVLMYPAGYFSRDIPFDVTLHLPDGWKYATALETASDHGSTVKFQQTPLNTLVDSPLYAGRYYARFDLSPTKTDMVHLNIFADKPEDLKMTPEELQLHKNLTLQEDKLYGSHHYKHYDFLLLLSNKVGGVGLEHHQSSEDGLGEDYLTDWKDGVLERDLLAHESTHSWNGKFRRPNDLWTPNFNVPMRDNLLWVYEGMTQYWGNVLTARAGMRTPEQTRDIFARVAAGFEASKGRDWRPLVDTTNQPIISQRTPVSWVSWQRPEDYYTEGELIWLSVDTKIRQLTDDKKSLDDFCKKFLGVYNGSMITDQYDFQDIVNDLNAVAPYDWAKFLRTRIYDLHPQVPEGGITRGGYKLVYNDTPIEWEQTEFAKYGFADFSTSLGLSVGAPHGGGAAMIGNVWWGSPAFKAGLVPDTQLVSVNGEAYTAKGLREAILAAEKDHKPIEIQYRRGKDYKTVSIPYYGGLRIPHLERVDGKTDYLDQILAPSKSPLPKF; translated from the coding sequence ATGCCTCCCCCCATTCCCCAGCCGCTCGACAAGCCTTATGTGGGGCCGGTGAAGCTCGATGTGAACATCACCAATCTCACTGACCGTGTGGAGCATGTGCACGAGGTGATTCCGGTCGTGCCGGGCGCAAAGCAGATGATTCTGCTTTACCCGCAGTGGCTGCCGGGCGATCACGAGCCTGATGGCCCCATCAAGATGCTGGGCGGCATCATCACGACCGTCGATGGCCAGCGAGTGCAATGGGTGCGAGACCGCGTCCACATGTACGCGTTCCATATTCCGCTAACGCCGGGGGCCAAGACCGTTGGGGTGGACTTTGACTACCTCTCGCCCATCAAGCCCAGCGCGGGCCGCATTGAGATGGACCAGAATCTGGCCGATCTTGAGTGGAACGAAGTGCTCATGTATCCGGCAGGATACTTTTCGCGCGACATTCCTTTTGATGTGACGTTGCACCTGCCGGATGGATGGAAGTATGCCACCGCGCTCGAAACGGCGTCAGATCACGGCAGCACGGTGAAATTCCAGCAGACTCCGCTGAACACTCTGGTAGATTCGCCGCTCTACGCCGGCCGCTACTATGCACGTTTTGACCTGTCGCCGACCAAGACCGACATGGTGCATCTGAACATCTTCGCGGACAAGCCCGAAGACTTGAAGATGACTCCCGAAGAGCTGCAGCTTCACAAGAACCTTACCCTGCAGGAAGACAAGCTCTACGGCTCGCACCACTACAAGCACTATGACTTTCTGCTGCTGTTGAGCAACAAGGTCGGCGGCGTTGGCCTGGAGCATCACCAGTCCAGCGAAGACGGATTAGGCGAAGACTACCTGACCGACTGGAAGGATGGCGTGCTGGAGCGCGATCTGCTCGCGCATGAGTCCACGCACTCGTGGAATGGCAAGTTCCGCCGTCCCAACGATCTTTGGACCCCGAACTTCAACGTGCCCATGCGCGACAATCTGCTGTGGGTATATGAAGGCATGACACAGTATTGGGGCAATGTGTTGACGGCTCGCGCCGGGATGCGGACCCCCGAGCAGACGCGCGATATCTTTGCGCGCGTGGCCGCTGGCTTTGAGGCCAGCAAGGGCCGCGACTGGCGGCCTCTGGTGGATACGACGAATCAGCCCATCATCTCGCAGCGCACTCCAGTGAGCTGGGTGAGCTGGCAGCGCCCAGAGGACTACTACACCGAAGGCGAGCTGATCTGGCTGTCAGTGGACACAAAGATTCGCCAATTGACCGACGATAAGAAGTCGCTCGACGACTTCTGCAAGAAGTTTCTGGGCGTCTACAACGGCAGCATGATCACCGATCAGTATGACTTTCAAGACATCGTGAATGACCTGAACGCAGTCGCTCCCTATGACTGGGCCAAGTTCCTGCGCACGCGCATCTACGATCTGCATCCGCAGGTGCCCGAGGGCGGCATCACTCGCGGCGGCTACAAGCTGGTCTACAACGACACGCCGATCGAGTGGGAGCAGACAGAGTTTGCGAAGTATGGCTTCGCGGACTTTTCCACTTCGCTGGGCCTTTCCGTTGGCGCGCCTCATGGTGGCGGCGCAGCCATGATCGGCAACGTCTGGTGGGGAAGCCCGGCCTTCAAGGCGGGTCTGGTTCCTGACACGCAACTGGTCTCAGTGAATGGCGAGGCCTATACCGCCAAGGGACTGCGGGAAGCTATTCTCGCGGCGGAGAAGGATCACAAGCCGATTGAGATCCAGTACCGTCGCGGCAAGGACTACAAGACGGTCTCGATTCCATACTACGGTGGTCTGCGCATTCCGCACCTGGAGCGCGTGGACGGCAAGACGGATTACCTTGACCAGATTCTTGCTCCCAGCAAGAGCCCGCTGCCGAAGTTCTAA